Genomic segment of Egibacteraceae bacterium:
CGGACCCGCGGGTCGAGCAGCGGGTAGGCGAGGTCGGCGATGATGTTCGCCGCGAGCACCATGAGCGCGAGGAAGAAGAACGCGCCCTGCAGCACTGGGTAGTCGCGGGCGATCACCGCGTCGTAGACGAGCCGGCCGAGACCGGGGTAGGCGAACACCGTCTCGACGACGGTCGTCGCTCCCGACAGGACGGCGACGTTGAGCATCGCCGCGGTCCACACGGGCAGCAGGGCGTTGCGTTGCGCGTGGCGGCGGATCGCCCCGTCGGGCAGGCCCTTCGCCGACGCGACCATGACGTAGTCCTCGCCGAGCTCGGACACCATCGCCGAGCGCGCGGTGAGGTAGATGAACCCGAGGGCGGCGATCGTCAGGGTCGCGGTCGGCAGCGCGGCGCGGATGGCGACGTCGGCGAAGAAGGCGACGCCGGTCGAGGGCACGCTCGGCAGCGCCCCGAACACCGGGAACAGCCCGAGCCACACGGAGAACACGAGGATGAGCAGGAGCCCGACGAAGAACGGCGGCAGCGAGTCGAGGAACATGACGAACGACAGTGTCCCGACGTCGGTGGCGCGCCCCCGCCGCCACGCCGAGCGGAACCCCGCGACCGTGCCGACGACCGTCGAGACGAGCACAGCGCTGAGCAC
This window contains:
- a CDS encoding ABC transporter permease, translating into MAGHLARRIGQYLLVLVVLVMLNFLIPRLAPGDPIDFLLPPEVASGVTEEQRERVMARFGFDDPVHVQFWNYANGVARGDFLTSVRYGRPVTEVVLERLPWTLLIVLSAVLVSTVVGTVAGFRSAWRRGRATDVGTLSFVMFLDSLPPFFVGLLLILVFSVWLGLFPVFGALPSVPSTGVAFFADVAIRAALPTATLTIAALGFIYLTARSAMVSELGEDYVMVASAKGLPDGAIRRHAQRNALLPVWTAAMLNVAVLSGATTVVETVFAYPGLGRLVYDAVIARDYPVLQGAFFFLALMVLAANIIADLAYPLLDPRVRRPRPAS